From the Miscanthus floridulus cultivar M001 unplaced genomic scaffold, ASM1932011v1 fs_626_4_5, whole genome shotgun sequence genome, one window contains:
- the LOC136532465 gene encoding thioredoxin H-type-like: protein MAAAQGAVIACHTKDEFDAQMAKGKEAGKLVIIDFMSLSCPFCLEIAPVYAEWAKKFPSAVFLEVNVFELKEVADFYKIDGMPTFVFIKNGETLETIEGPEKDEILDAIKKYIGTPASASA from the exons atggCAGCCGCGCAGGGGGCCGTGATCGCGTGCCACACCAAGGATGAGTTCGACGCCCAGATGGCCAAGGGCAAGGAGGCCGGCAAGCTG GTGATCATCGACTTCATGTCCCTCTCGTGCCCTTTTTGCCTAGAGATTGCCCCGGTGTACGCGGAGTGGGCCAAGAAGTTCCCTAGCGCTGTCTTCCTCGAGGTTAATGTTTTCGAACTCAAG GAAGTTGCTGACTTCTACAAGATCGACGGGATGCCGACCTTCGTCTTCATCAAGAACGGCGAGACGCTGGAGACCATTGAAGGTCCCGAGAAGGATGAGATCCTGGACGCCATCAAGAAGTACATCGGCACTCCTGCCTCGGCGTCCGCCTAA
- the LOC136532457 gene encoding thioredoxin H-type-like produces the protein MAGAAEGTVIACHTKEEFDAQLAKGNEAGKLVVIDFMSPTCGACQEIAPVFAACAKEYPTKGVFLKVDILELKEVAKSNNIQAAPTFVFIRDDLTLESFVGAYPDKLRNTIKEFIDNTSAASASSA, from the exons ATGGCGGGCGCGGCGGAGGGGACCGTGATCGCGTGCCACACCAAGGAGGAGTTCGACGCCCAGTTGGCCAAGGGCAACGAGGCCGGCAAGCTG GTGGTGATCGACTTCATGTCCCCCACGTGCGGTGCTTGCCAAGAGATAGCCCCGGTGTTCGCGGCGTGCGCCAAGGAGTACCCTACTAAAGGTGTCTTCCTCAAGGTCGACATTCTCGAACTGAAG GAAGTTGCTAAGAGCAACAACATCCAGGCGGCGCCGACCTTCGTCTTCATCAGGGACGATCTGACGCTGGAGAGCTTTGTTGGTGCCTATCCAGATAAACTCCGCAACACCATCAAGGAGTTCATCGACAACACTTCTGCAGCCTCTGCATCGTCCGCCTAA